From Coccinella septempunctata chromosome 4, icCocSept1.1, whole genome shotgun sequence, a single genomic window includes:
- the LOC123312142 gene encoding uncharacterized protein LOC123312142 isoform X2, with amino-acid sequence MVLVVDEKVAMISSSRRSLVNMLVLVFALMISAESQAKRSSACSLEFSLIGSKCYYFSKESISWSDAYYQCLGKNSSLAILDSAKEDRRMRSYMKRHTKTLGGKNHWIGGKYDWRNSKWVWAETGKQVTLKTIPRILPTNTMLLHWSCLIMDSSRLNKLSSNSCPQQNYFICQKNPRIPIGRRKTFNIKICRKSAEQLTENQKNKCLRLVGGYGGVTFQNVPAAIIQSPKPTAKNVKEYVCPSNMFVIKNRCYYFSHEKLNWNDAYWACRDNKTYLAVVLNKVQDKMLREFLNMGFVGQRERWLGGLYDWKQRRWLWANSGTPLKYHGFPSKNNTGTRYEWKSITLDPYLGYKWNARLRTEEKYFICQKKAKTIAKLGDFNTALY; translated from the exons aaagccAGGCCAAAAGAAGCTCTGCCTGCTCGCTGGAATTTTCATTGATCGGTTCCAAATGCTATTATTTCAGCAAGGAAAGCATCAGTTGGAGCGATGCTTATTACCAATGCTTGGGTAAAAATAGCTCGTTGGCCATTCTGGACAGTGCAAAAGAGGATAGGCGAATGAGAAGCTACATGAAACGTCATACGAAGA CCCTCGGTGGGAAAAACCATTGGATTGGAGGTAAATATGATTGGAGGAATTCAAAATGGGTTTGGGCTGAAACTGGAAAGCAAGTCACGTTGAAGACCATTCCCAGAATCTTACCGACAAACACCATGTTGCTGCATTGGTCTTGCTTAATCATGGATTCCAGTCGACTGAACAA gttaTCTTCCAACAGCTGTCCACAACAGAACTACTTTATCTGCCAAAAGAATCCCAGAATTCCCATAGGCAGGAGAAAAACattcaatattaaaatttgtagaaaatcaGCCGAGCAACTGACTGAAAATCAAAAGAACAAATGCCTTAGATTGGTTGGAGGCTATGGTGGTGTCACGTTCCAGAATGTTCCTGCTGCTATAA TACAGTCTCCAAAACCCACTGCCAAGAATGTTAAGGAATATGTTTGTCCGTCCAATATGTTCGTAATAAAAAATAGGTGTTATTACTTCAGCCACGAAAAACTGAACTGGAACGATGCTTATTGGGCTTGTAGGGACAACAAGACGTATTTAGCTGTAGTTTTGAACAAGGTACAGGATAAAATGTTGAGGGAGTTCCTGAATATGGGTTTTGTGG GACAGCGGGAGAGATGGCTAGGTGGTCTCTATGACTGGAAACAGAGGAGATGGTTGTGGGCCAATTCAGGAACACCCCTTAAATATCACGGATTTCCTTCCAAGAATAACACGGGTACCAGATATGAATGGAAAAGCATCACCCTGGATCCTTATTTAGGTTACAA gtgGAATGCACGATTAAGAACTGaagagaaatatttcatttgccAAAAAAAGGCGAAAACGATAGCGAAATTAGGAGACTTCAACACAG cattatattga
- the LOC123312142 gene encoding uncharacterized protein LOC123312142 isoform X1, translating to MVLVVDEKVAMISSSRRSLVNMLVLVFALMISAESQAKRSSACSLEFSLIGSKCYYFSKESISWSDAYYQCLGKNSSLAILDSAKEDRRMRSYMKRHTKTLGGKNHWIGGKYDWRNSKWVWAETGKQVTLKTIPRILPTNTMLLHWSCLIMDSSRLNKLSSNSCPQQNYFICQKNPRIPIGRRKTFNIKICRKSAEQLTENQKNKCLRLVGGYGGVTFQNVPAAIIQSPKPTAKNVKEYVCPSNMFVIKNRCYYFSHEKLNWNDAYWACRDNKTYLAVVLNKVQDKMLREFLNMGFVGQRERWLGGLYDWKQRRWLWANSGTPLKYHGFPSKNNTGTRYEWKSITLDPYLGYKWNARLRTEEKYFICQKKAKTIAKLGDFNTGDNSNEVSDEDSSETNNESNKKLTRKLETKYQT from the exons aaagccAGGCCAAAAGAAGCTCTGCCTGCTCGCTGGAATTTTCATTGATCGGTTCCAAATGCTATTATTTCAGCAAGGAAAGCATCAGTTGGAGCGATGCTTATTACCAATGCTTGGGTAAAAATAGCTCGTTGGCCATTCTGGACAGTGCAAAAGAGGATAGGCGAATGAGAAGCTACATGAAACGTCATACGAAGA CCCTCGGTGGGAAAAACCATTGGATTGGAGGTAAATATGATTGGAGGAATTCAAAATGGGTTTGGGCTGAAACTGGAAAGCAAGTCACGTTGAAGACCATTCCCAGAATCTTACCGACAAACACCATGTTGCTGCATTGGTCTTGCTTAATCATGGATTCCAGTCGACTGAACAA gttaTCTTCCAACAGCTGTCCACAACAGAACTACTTTATCTGCCAAAAGAATCCCAGAATTCCCATAGGCAGGAGAAAAACattcaatattaaaatttgtagaaaatcaGCCGAGCAACTGACTGAAAATCAAAAGAACAAATGCCTTAGATTGGTTGGAGGCTATGGTGGTGTCACGTTCCAGAATGTTCCTGCTGCTATAA TACAGTCTCCAAAACCCACTGCCAAGAATGTTAAGGAATATGTTTGTCCGTCCAATATGTTCGTAATAAAAAATAGGTGTTATTACTTCAGCCACGAAAAACTGAACTGGAACGATGCTTATTGGGCTTGTAGGGACAACAAGACGTATTTAGCTGTAGTTTTGAACAAGGTACAGGATAAAATGTTGAGGGAGTTCCTGAATATGGGTTTTGTGG GACAGCGGGAGAGATGGCTAGGTGGTCTCTATGACTGGAAACAGAGGAGATGGTTGTGGGCCAATTCAGGAACACCCCTTAAATATCACGGATTTCCTTCCAAGAATAACACGGGTACCAGATATGAATGGAAAAGCATCACCCTGGATCCTTATTTAGGTTACAA gtgGAATGCACGATTAAGAACTGaagagaaatatttcatttgccAAAAAAAGGCGAAAACGATAGCGAAATTAGGAGACTTCAACACAG gaGATAACTCAAACGAAGTATCTGATGAAGACAGCTCAGAAACAAACAATGAATCGAACAAAAAATTAACGAGAAAGCTGGAGACAAAATACCAAACATAG